One Miscanthus floridulus cultivar M001 chromosome 11, ASM1932011v1, whole genome shotgun sequence DNA window includes the following coding sequences:
- the LOC136494234 gene encoding SKP1-interacting partner 15-like: MAAGSGPDPAAEAQPPPPIHHLPPDALHNVLLRLQLRDAVVCRPVSRLFHETLSPQLLALLPTLRLLLLRHPRPDGGGCLHAFDPARRTWLRLPFAHFLPYQSFSPVASSTSLLYLWVETSSSTSPLALPSTSTSASSAAAPAHPPKSLAVCNPFAGTYRLLPQLGSAWARHGTVLAGPGGTVLVLTELAALSYTPSGSGKWMKHPLSLPSKPRSPILASAAAAVFALCDVGTPWRSQWKLFSCPLAMLTGGWAPVERAAWGDVFEVLKRPRLLAGAGGRRVLMIGGLRSSFAMDAPCSTVLILRLDLTTMEWDEAGRMPHNMYRCFTGLCEAASQGNAMPAAAAGGNNKVKVFGGDGKVWFAGKRVRGKLAMWEEDEMGSGGKWDWVDGVPGYGDGVYRGFVFDGGFTAIP, from the coding sequence atggccgccggctCCGGCCCCGACCCGGCCGCGGAAGCGCAGCCCCCGCCGCCGATCCACCACCTGCCGCCGGACGCGCTCCACAACGTGCTGCTCCGGTTGCAGCTGCGCGACGCCGTCGTGTGCCGCCCCGTCTCGCGCCTCTTCCACGAGACCCTCTCGCCGCAGCTCCTCGCGCTGCTCCCCACcctgcgcctcctcctcctccgccacccgcgccccgacggcggcggctgcctcCACGCCTTCGACCCCGCGCGCCGCACCTGGCTCCGCCTCCCCTTCGCCCACTTCCTCCCCTACCAGTCCTTCTCCCCCGTCGCCTCCTCCACGTCGCTCCTCTACCTCTGGGTCgagacctcctcctccacctcgcccCTGGCCCTcccgtccacctccacctccgcctcctccgccgccgcgcccgcgcaccCGCCCAAATCGCTCGCCGTCTGCAACCCCTTCGCCGGCACGTACCGCCTCTTGCCCCAGCTCGGATCCGCCTGGGCGCGCCATGGCACCGTCCTCGCTGGCCCCGGCGGCACGGTGCTCGTCCTCACCGAGCTCGCTGCGCTGTCCTACACCCCCTCCGGATCCGGCAAGTGGATGAAGCATCCCCTCTCTCTGCCGTCCAAGCCGCGGAGCCCCATActggcctccgccgccgccgccgtcttcgCCCTCTGCGACGTCGGCACGCCGTGGCGCAGCCAGTGGAAGCTCTTCTCCTGCCCGCTTGCCATGCTCACCGGGGGTTGGGCGCCCGTGGAGCGAGCAGCGTGGGGAGACGTCTTCGAGGTCCTCAAGCGTCCCCGACTCCTTGCTGGGGCCGGCGGCCGCCGGGTCCTTATGATCGGCGGCCTCAGGTCTTCGTTCGCCATGGACGCGCCGTGCTCCACGGTGCTCATACTCCGCCTAGATCTGACTACCATGGAGTGGGACGAAGCTGGGCGCATGCCGCACAATATGTACCGCTGCTTCACTGGCCTCTGCGAGGCTGCTTCACAGGGCAACGCCATGCCCGCTGCTGCCGCTGGGGGAAACAATAAGGTCAAGGTTTTTGGAGGCGATGGGAAGGTGTGGTTTGCTGGTAAGCGAGTGCGCGGGAAGCTTGCAATGTGGGAGGAAGATGAGATGGGTAGCGGTGGCAAGTGGGACTGGGTGGACGGCGTTCCTGGTTATGGTGATGGTGTATACCGTGGATTTGTGTTCGATGGTGGGTTCACAGCGATTCCTTGA